Proteins encoded within one genomic window of bacterium:
- the acpP gene encoding acyl carrier protein, whose product MSKRSTTVESKIKEIIAEQLGLREDEILSQANFVEDLGADSLDIVELIMAMEEEFEMEIPDDDAEKMLTVQNAIDYVQSKVQ is encoded by the coding sequence ATGAGCAAACGTTCAACCACTGTTGAAAGTAAAATTAAAGAAATCATCGCCGAGCAGCTGGGTCTGCGCGAGGATGAAATTTTAAGCCAGGCCAATTTTGTTGAAGATTTGGGCGCCGATTCGCTTGATATTGTAGAGCTCATCATGGCCATGGAAGAAGAATTTGAAATGGAAATTCCGGACGATGATGCCGAAAAGATGCTCACCGTTCAAAATGCCATTGATTACGTTCAATCCAAAGTTCAATAG
- the rpiB gene encoding ribose 5-phosphate isomerase B, protein MKIAIASDHGGLSLKKEILNYLSTLSHTVQDFGCFTDDSVDYPDYAKPVAMGVAKGEFDRGILVCGTGVGISIAANKVKGIRAASVFDTETAKLTREHNNLNVLCLGGRILSVELAKEIVKIFLETPFAGGRHEGRLKKIAEMEK, encoded by the coding sequence ATGAAAATAGCCATCGCTTCCGATCACGGCGGTTTATCCCTTAAAAAAGAAATTTTAAATTATCTCTCTACACTTTCACACACAGTTCAGGATTTTGGATGTTTTACAGATGATTCTGTTGATTATCCCGATTATGCAAAGCCGGTAGCGATGGGGGTAGCCAAAGGTGAATTTGATCGTGGTATTTTAGTGTGTGGTACGGGAGTGGGTATTTCCATTGCGGCTAATAAAGTAAAAGGGATTCGCGCTGCCTCTGTGTTTGATACAGAAACCGCCAAGCTAACGCGCGAGCATAACAATTTAAATGTTTTGTGTTTGGGCGGGCGCATCTTAAGTGTGGAGCTTGCAAAAGAAATTGTAAAAATATTTTTAGAAACACCTTTTGCTGGTGGGCGGCATGAAGGGCGTTTAAAAAAGATTGCGGAGATGGAGAAATAA
- a CDS encoding UDP-glucose/GDP-mannose dehydrogenase family protein, giving the protein MKISIIGTGYVGLVTGACLAEAGNNVTCVDIDPKKIDNLNKGSIPIFEPGLESIVRENHKKNRLSFTTDLGKSINDSDICFIAVGTPPQEDGSADLTHVLDVAREIAQKSTKKIIVGTKSTVPVGTGDKIEEIFKQYLKHPYVVFSNPEFLKEGDAVHDFMKPDRIIIGLNDKSLKPLFEELYGPFMRQKEKLIFMSRRSSELTKYAANAMLATRISFMNEMANLCEKVNANIDDIRHGIGADPRIGSAFLFPGIGFGGSCFPKDVKAIQRTAVEHGVSLEVIHAASTANENQKKVLFDKIVKHYGGRDKLQGKKFAVWGLAFKAKTDDIRESPALALIDQLLDAESIITTYDPEATANVKMQYGDKLIYTSDAYVALKDTDALIIATEWNEFRSPDYNNLKANLKDKVIFDGRNLLNEVHTKEVGLSYYRIGKVS; this is encoded by the coding sequence ATGAAAATATCGATCATTGGCACAGGTTATGTAGGGTTAGTAACGGGCGCCTGCCTGGCGGAGGCTGGCAATAATGTCACCTGTGTGGATATTGACCCCAAAAAAATCGATAATTTGAACAAGGGAAGCATCCCTATTTTTGAGCCAGGTTTAGAGTCTATTGTTAGGGAAAATCATAAAAAAAATCGCCTTTCTTTCACCACCGATTTGGGGAAAAGCATTAATGACTCAGATATATGTTTTATAGCGGTAGGCACTCCTCCTCAGGAAGATGGGTCGGCTGACTTAACCCATGTATTAGACGTGGCCCGTGAAATAGCCCAAAAATCCACTAAAAAAATAATTGTGGGTACTAAAAGCACAGTACCTGTTGGTACGGGAGATAAAATTGAAGAAATTTTTAAACAATATCTCAAGCATCCTTATGTTGTTTTTTCTAATCCCGAATTTTTAAAAGAGGGCGATGCCGTTCACGATTTCATGAAACCCGACCGCATTATTATTGGCCTTAACGATAAATCTTTAAAACCTTTATTTGAAGAACTCTATGGCCCTTTCATGCGGCAAAAGGAAAAACTGATCTTCATGAGCCGCCGTTCCTCTGAACTTACTAAATATGCGGCTAATGCTATGCTGGCCACACGTATATCGTTTATGAACGAAATGGCTAATTTGTGTGAAAAAGTTAATGCGAATATAGATGATATTCGTCATGGCATAGGCGCCGATCCTCGCATAGGATCGGCTTTTTTATTTCCGGGAATAGGCTTTGGCGGTTCGTGTTTTCCAAAAGATGTAAAAGCTATTCAGAGAACAGCCGTGGAGCATGGAGTTTCTCTTGAAGTTATTCATGCTGCATCGACGGCTAATGAAAACCAGAAAAAGGTTTTATTTGATAAAATTGTAAAACATTATGGAGGGCGCGACAAACTACAAGGCAAAAAATTTGCTGTTTGGGGTCTCGCATTTAAAGCCAAAACGGATGATATCCGTGAGTCTCCGGCCTTAGCATTAATTGACCAGCTATTAGATGCAGAATCTATAATTACAACCTACGATCCTGAAGCAACGGCGAATGTAAAAATGCAATATGGCGATAAGTTAATATATACATCTGATGCTTATGTAGCATTAAAAGATACTGACGCCTTAATAATTGCAACCGAATGGAACGAATTTAGAAGCCCCGATTATAATAATTTGAAAGCAAATTTAAAAGACAAAGTCATTTTTGATGGCCGCAATTTATTAAATGAAGTTCATACTAAAGAAGTGGGGTTATCCTATTACAGGATTGGAAAAGTATCATGA
- a CDS encoding ChaN family lipoprotein: MKLASPRAELLKIQQQIFKQNKRMIGSQAMAQDRAFLAYERAYQNAVKNYRKIVPVEEVVEAIRKADIIFVGDYHTLNQSQRSFLRVLRSYLPVSDEFAIAFELVQARYQQFLDKYMKGAISELTFLRKIEFKEHWYFDLWKNFEFLFYFAKQNNIPVFGIDPAPNEYKGIEKRDKLSAKNIFEIHQKSSGRKLFVFTGDLHLAPNHLPKEVKEIFNQKKIKLKTLTLYQNSESIYWKLAERGLEDKAMVVKISNNEFCRMNTPPIIAQQSYLNWLENEGETLEYADSKQTILQYIDRISSFLNIEIGKEKEDIEVFTCGDLSFFKYLRGQKGFMPRELKIIRNQVLRSESYTIPSKKIIYLANVSINHAAEEATHMLRALCAGHERPRATQDAFYANILHEAMGYFGSKIINHKRKCPRTRDFRRMLREYEFPKNSLPMQVAALYMEHRKKIRKGEFFHANKISPMSADLFLGLSHAIGYYLGEKMFYGLLYEKISRDEMRDLFCDPMEEDGAPSRVYYAFQDKLKGLKLPIKV; the protein is encoded by the coding sequence ATGAAACTGGCTTCTCCACGGGCAGAATTGCTTAAAATTCAGCAGCAGATTTTTAAACAGAATAAAAGGATGATTGGGAGCCAGGCCATGGCCCAAGATCGGGCCTTTTTGGCTTACGAACGGGCTTATCAAAATGCGGTCAAAAATTACCGTAAAATAGTGCCTGTAGAGGAGGTTGTGGAGGCTATCCGGAAGGCCGATATCATTTTTGTGGGGGATTACCACACGCTCAATCAATCACAGCGTTCTTTTTTACGCGTTTTGCGTTCTTATTTACCCGTTAGTGATGAGTTTGCCATAGCGTTTGAATTGGTTCAGGCACGGTATCAACAATTTTTAGACAAATACATGAAGGGGGCCATAAGCGAACTTACGTTTTTACGAAAAATAGAATTTAAAGAACATTGGTATTTTGATTTATGGAAAAATTTTGAATTTTTGTTTTACTTTGCCAAACAAAATAATATCCCTGTTTTTGGAATTGATCCTGCTCCTAACGAGTATAAGGGGATTGAAAAACGTGACAAACTATCTGCAAAAAATATTTTTGAGATTCACCAAAAAAGTTCAGGACGAAAACTCTTTGTTTTTACCGGAGATTTGCATTTGGCGCCTAACCACTTGCCTAAAGAAGTAAAAGAGATTTTTAATCAGAAAAAAATAAAATTAAAAACTTTAACGCTTTATCAAAATAGCGAGTCTATTTATTGGAAACTTGCCGAGCGTGGATTGGAAGATAAGGCCATGGTGGTGAAAATTTCCAACAACGAATTTTGCCGGATGAATACACCACCTATTATTGCGCAGCAGTCTTATCTTAATTGGTTGGAAAACGAAGGTGAAACACTCGAATATGCAGATTCTAAACAAACCATTTTACAGTATATCGACCGCATTTCATCTTTTCTCAATATTGAAATTGGCAAAGAAAAAGAAGATATTGAAGTTTTTACCTGTGGCGATTTAAGTTTTTTTAAATATTTACGTGGGCAAAAGGGATTTATGCCGCGCGAACTTAAAATTATCCGCAATCAAGTTTTAAGGTCTGAATCGTACACAATACCTTCTAAAAAAATTATTTATTTGGCTAATGTATCTATTAATCATGCTGCCGAAGAAGCTACTCATATGTTGCGCGCTTTGTGTGCTGGGCACGAGAGGCCGCGCGCTACGCAGGATGCGTTTTATGCCAATATATTGCATGAGGCTATGGGCTATTTTGGCAGTAAAATTATTAATCACAAACGCAAATGCCCACGTACGCGCGATTTTAGGCGCATGTTGAGAGAGTATGAATTTCCCAAAAACTCGCTTCCTATGCAGGTGGCTGCTTTGTATATGGAGCACCGTAAAAAAATTAGGAAAGGCGAGTTTTTTCATGCCAATAAAATAAGCCCCATGAGTGCCGACTTATTTTTAGGTTTGTCGCACGCTATTGGTTACTATTTGGGTGAAAAAATGTTTTATGGACTTTTGTATGAAAAAATAAGTAGAGACGAGATGCGCGATTTGTTTTGTGACCCCATGGAAGAAGACGGCGCTCCTTCTCGCGTATATTACGCCTTTCAGGATAAACTTAAAGGTCTTAAACTTCCCATAAAAGTATGA
- the rpmF gene encoding 50S ribosomal protein L32 produces MAVPKHKVSKSCRNMRRSHLRAKARTEAPSKCPRCQEAKLPHRVCIHCGFYKDMEVIKLDKF; encoded by the coding sequence ATGGCTGTTCCAAAACACAAAGTTTCCAAATCGTGCCGTAACATGAGACGTTCGCACCTGCGTGCTAAAGCCCGTACTGAGGCTCCCTCCAAGTGCCCTCGTTGTCAGGAAGCAAAACTTCCTCATCGTGTGTGTATTCATTGCGGTTTTTACAAAGATATGGAAGTTATCAAGCTGGATAAATTTTAG
- a CDS encoding DUF177 domain-containing protein — translation MIVKVSSISQEGLHLDLNAQTPWMVDVLTQAFPVEKPDPQTLKGHMDLQRFDDQVHVTGHVDVTLNHACDRCLEPMSYSLATDITMDLTPASQVSNTIGDEELELTEQDLEFSFYNNDEFDLSEIVRDQMVLSLPQAFICKESCKGLCSQCGVNLNQKSCTCDQNLNPVSPWAALKGFKPKTQQ, via the coding sequence ATGATTGTTAAAGTAAGCTCTATTTCTCAAGAAGGTTTGCATCTTGATTTAAATGCTCAAACGCCGTGGATGGTGGATGTTTTAACACAAGCTTTTCCCGTTGAAAAACCTGATCCTCAAACTCTAAAAGGCCACATGGACCTTCAGCGTTTTGATGATCAGGTGCATGTAACGGGCCATGTAGATGTTACTTTAAACCACGCCTGTGATCGATGTTTGGAGCCCATGAGTTATTCTTTGGCAACCGACATTACCATGGATTTAACGCCAGCTTCTCAGGTGAGCAATACCATTGGTGACGAAGAGTTGGAGCTTACCGAGCAAGATTTGGAATTTTCTTTTTATAATAACGATGAGTTTGATTTGTCTGAAATTGTGCGTGATCAGATGGTTTTGTCGTTACCACAAGCTTTTATATGTAAGGAAAGTTGCAAAGGATTGTGCTCTCAGTGTGGTGTTAATCTTAATCAAAAAAGCTGTACCTGTGATCAAAATCTAAACCCGGTTAGTCCTTGGGCGGCCCTTAAAGGATTTAAACCGAAAACACAGCAATAA
- a CDS encoding serine hydroxymethyltransferase, with translation MNKQTLKDFDPELNDAIQHEIDRQEYKLEMIASENFVSKAVMEAQGSVLTNKYAEGYPHKRYYGGCDYVDVAEDLAINRAKELFGAEHANVQPHSGSQANMAVYLAACKVGDTVMGQNLSEGGHLTHGSPVNFSGQLYKIVPYGLNHDTGRLDYDQVRDLAKKNKPAMIVCGASAYPRDINFKLFKEIADEVGAKLFADIAHPAGLVAAGLHSNPFPHCDFVTSTTHKTLRGPRGGLIMCKQQYALDINKKIFPGIQGGPLMHVIAAKAVAFKEALQPNFKVYAAQVIKNAQALAKVFLEKGFNLVSGGTDNHLILVDLTNKNISGKDGEEALGRAGITVNKNTVPKESRSPFVTSGIRVGTPALTTKGFKEEEMTLVATWMTEVLSDVGNEALQAKVKAQVIELSKKFPMYR, from the coding sequence ATGAACAAACAAACTTTAAAAGATTTTGATCCGGAATTAAACGATGCCATCCAGCACGAAATTGACCGCCAGGAATATAAACTGGAAATGATTGCTTCCGAAAACTTTGTTTCTAAAGCCGTGATGGAAGCACAAGGTTCGGTGCTTACCAATAAGTATGCCGAAGGTTATCCTCATAAACGCTATTACGGTGGTTGTGATTATGTAGATGTGGCCGAAGATTTAGCCATTAACCGTGCCAAAGAGTTGTTTGGTGCCGAGCATGCTAATGTGCAACCGCACAGCGGTTCGCAGGCCAACATGGCCGTGTATTTAGCCGCTTGTAAAGTGGGCGATACGGTGATGGGGCAAAATTTATCGGAAGGCGGGCATTTAACGCACGGTTCTCCTGTAAATTTTTCGGGCCAGCTTTATAAAATTGTTCCTTACGGATTAAACCACGATACTGGCCGTCTCGATTACGACCAAGTGCGTGATTTAGCCAAAAAGAACAAGCCCGCCATGATTGTGTGTGGTGCATCGGCTTATCCTCGGGATATTAATTTTAAACTTTTTAAAGAAATTGCCGATGAAGTGGGCGCCAAACTTTTTGCCGATATTGCGCATCCTGCAGGCCTGGTAGCTGCTGGTTTGCATTCCAATCCTTTTCCTCATTGTGATTTTGTAACGTCTACCACACACAAAACGCTGCGCGGCCCTCGTGGTGGGCTTATTATGTGCAAACAGCAGTATGCTTTAGATATTAATAAAAAGATTTTTCCCGGAATCCAGGGCGGGCCTCTCATGCATGTGATTGCAGCCAAAGCGGTTGCGTTTAAAGAAGCCCTGCAGCCCAATTTTAAAGTATATGCCGCTCAGGTGATTAAAAATGCTCAGGCTTTAGCTAAAGTATTTTTGGAAAAAGGTTTTAACTTGGTGAGTGGTGGAACCGATAATCATCTTATTTTAGTGGATCTCACCAATAAAAATATTTCGGGCAAAGACGGTGAAGAAGCTTTGGGCCGTGCGGGTATTACTGTTAATAAAAACACGGTGCCTAAAGAAAGCCGTTCGCCTTTTGTAACTAGCGGTATTAGAGTAGGAACCCCAGCTTTAACCACCAAAGGTTTTAAAGAAGAAGAAATGACGCTTGTAGCTACCTGGATGACGGAAGTACTCTCCGATGTGGGCAATGAGGCTTTACAGGCTAAGGTGAAAGCTCAGGTGATTGAGCTGTCGAAGAAATTTCCTATGTATCGTTAA
- a CDS encoding bifunctional phosphoglucose/phosphomannose isomerase: MLDTIKNTYQQFLVTYENALALSLSQTSIGKIVLGGMGGSALPADILNDYLGGSPNIAIVTDYTLPSYVNAQTLVFCSSFSGNTEETLQLLDEALKKNASIVVLCHGGRLKEVALSKKLPFIQIPSCIQPRCAAGYFFAAILGVLEQLKLVSPQKNNLTSLSEFLKKEVVRQEEVGRVLAKQLKNFVPIVYGASNFYSACRITKIKFNENAKVQSFFNTFPELNHNEMVGFTKMLMKTAVVYFKGQCMHPRIYKRMDVMKNLLSDKMPFFDVELKGDNHLQELWDAILIGDFTSYYLAKEYGVDPAPVDMVEEFKKNLDK; encoded by the coding sequence ATGCTTGATACTATTAAAAATACTTATCAACAGTTCTTGGTGACTTATGAGAACGCTCTTGCTTTGTCGCTCTCTCAAACGAGTATTGGTAAAATAGTTCTTGGAGGTATGGGGGGCTCGGCATTGCCTGCTGATATTTTAAATGATTATTTAGGCGGATCTCCTAATATTGCCATTGTTACCGATTATACTTTGCCCTCTTATGTAAACGCCCAAACATTAGTTTTTTGCTCGTCATTTTCTGGCAATACTGAAGAGACATTACAATTATTGGATGAAGCTCTCAAAAAAAACGCCTCCATTGTTGTGCTGTGCCATGGAGGTAGATTAAAAGAGGTGGCTCTTAGTAAAAAACTTCCTTTTATTCAGATCCCCAGTTGTATTCAGCCCCGTTGTGCTGCTGGATATTTTTTTGCGGCTATTTTAGGCGTATTAGAGCAATTGAAGCTGGTATCTCCTCAAAAAAATAATCTTACTTCTCTCTCCGAATTTTTAAAAAAGGAAGTTGTTCGTCAGGAAGAGGTTGGCCGTGTTTTGGCCAAGCAGTTAAAAAACTTTGTGCCTATTGTTTACGGGGCTTCCAATTTTTATTCAGCTTGTCGTATCACTAAAATTAAATTTAATGAAAATGCCAAAGTGCAGAGTTTTTTCAATACATTTCCTGAGCTAAACCATAATGAGATGGTGGGGTTTACAAAAATGCTCATGAAGACGGCTGTTGTTTATTTTAAAGGACAATGCATGCATCCGCGTATTTACAAACGTATGGATGTGATGAAAAATTTATTATCCGACAAAATGCCTTTTTTTGATGTGGAATTAAAAGGCGATAACCATCTTCAGGAATTGTGGGATGCTATTTTGATTGGTGATTTTACTTCTTATTATCTGGCCAAAGAGTATGGGGTTGATCCCGCCCCGGTTGACATGGTTGAAGAGTTCAAAAAAAATCTCGATAAATGA
- a CDS encoding mannose-1-phosphate guanylyltransferase — protein sequence MKSENIYVVILAGGEGTRFAPYSTPQRPKQFLNITHPHRTMIQETYDRIAGWVPTDHVFVSTNLKYCGLVADQLPDIPASNIIGEPLKKNTAPPIALITAYLHSLNPKACVLFLPSDHYIHQPQLARDCFEEALDQSVEKKRMFVFGVLPTFPSSDYGYIETKAPHDVVRFVEKPTVEKAASYIELGNFFWNSGIFAWEADVFLKEIENHMPEISFLLKDIKLDGKKLNQESILSYFTKAPSISIDYGLMEKSKRVGYVPFNVGWNDVGTWKGLNELIKNFKIDIPPQVKPYL from the coding sequence ATGAAATCTGAAAATATCTATGTTGTTATTCTTGCCGGAGGTGAAGGGACTCGTTTTGCCCCATATAGTACCCCCCAGCGGCCTAAGCAGTTTTTAAATATTACCCATCCTCATCGTACCATGATTCAGGAAACCTACGATCGAATTGCCGGCTGGGTTCCTACAGACCATGTTTTTGTTTCCACCAATTTAAAATATTGCGGTCTTGTTGCCGATCAGTTACCCGATATTCCGGCTTCCAATATTATCGGCGAGCCTCTCAAGAAAAATACAGCACCTCCTATTGCATTGATTACAGCCTATTTGCATAGTCTTAACCCGAAAGCTTGTGTTTTATTTTTACCTTCCGATCATTATATCCACCAGCCGCAACTAGCGCGGGATTGTTTTGAAGAAGCTTTAGATCAAAGTGTGGAAAAGAAAAGGATGTTCGTATTTGGGGTGTTGCCTACATTTCCTTCATCCGATTATGGATATATTGAAACAAAGGCGCCTCACGATGTTGTTCGTTTTGTAGAAAAACCCACCGTTGAAAAAGCAGCTTCTTATATAGAGTTAGGTAATTTTTTTTGGAATAGCGGTATTTTTGCATGGGAAGCAGATGTTTTTTTAAAAGAAATTGAAAACCACATGCCCGAAATCAGTTTTTTACTGAAAGATATAAAGCTGGATGGGAAAAAACTAAACCAAGAAAGTATATTGTCTTATTTTACGAAAGCGCCTTCTATTTCTATCGATTATGGATTGATGGAAAAATCAAAAAGAGTGGGCTATGTTCCCTTTAATGTAGGATGGAATGATGTGGGTACATGGAAGGGGCTTAACGAACTGATTAAAAATTTTAAGATTGATATCCCACCGCAGGTAAAACCCTATCTCTAA
- a CDS encoding 3'(2'),5'-bisphosphate nucleotidase CysQ: MPYSRELALAIQAAKAAGDIINQYYRAEYTVEHKGADQPVTIADREADAAIKTLLLKTFPDDGWLSEETKDTSDRLSKNRVWIVDPLDGTKEFIAKIPEFAVSIGLVVNHKPVVGVVYNPATGEMFAAEQGKGATCNGKAISVSACSVLDQKTKILASRSETKRGEWKQYENQFSVIETGGMAHKMVTVACGRADGSFSLNPKSEWDFCGGEVILKEAGGKICRLDGSDFTYNNSNPVVDGIVHANQNLFEEIKKLIKINHT; encoded by the coding sequence ATGCCCTATAGTCGCGAACTTGCTCTAGCTATTCAGGCTGCCAAAGCAGCCGGAGATATTATCAATCAATACTATCGTGCCGAATACACTGTAGAGCACAAAGGGGCCGACCAACCTGTTACCATTGCCGATCGTGAGGCTGATGCGGCTATTAAAACACTACTCCTCAAAACTTTTCCTGATGACGGTTGGCTTTCGGAAGAAACCAAAGATACTTCTGATCGTTTGTCTAAAAACCGCGTGTGGATTGTAGATCCCTTAGACGGGACCAAAGAGTTTATTGCCAAAATCCCCGAATTTGCTGTGTCGATTGGCTTGGTGGTGAATCACAAGCCCGTTGTAGGCGTGGTGTATAACCCGGCTACGGGTGAAATGTTTGCGGCTGAACAAGGGAAGGGCGCTACCTGCAATGGAAAAGCTATCTCTGTGAGTGCTTGTTCTGTTTTAGATCAAAAAACTAAAATTTTAGCGAGCCGTTCTGAAACCAAGCGTGGCGAATGGAAACAATACGAAAATCAATTTAGCGTTATTGAAACCGGAGGCATGGCGCACAAAATGGTAACGGTTGCCTGTGGCCGTGCCGATGGCAGTTTTAGTTTAAATCCCAAAAGCGAATGGGATTTTTGCGGGGGCGAAGTAATTTTAAAAGAAGCCGGCGGAAAAATTTGCCGTTTGGATGGCTCGGATTTTACCTATAACAATTCTAATCCGGTTGTAGATGGTATTGTGCATGCAAACCAAAATCTTTTTGAAGAAATAAAAAAATTAATAAAAATTAATCACACCTGA
- the ribD gene encoding bifunctional diaminohydroxyphosphoribosylaminopyrimidine deaminase/5-amino-6-(5-phosphoribosylamino)uracil reductase RibD: MYDDFYMERCLELAALGRGLVSPNPLVGAVIVRDNKIIAEGYHEKFGGPHAEINALRKLNFDARGATLYVNLEPCFHFGKTPPCVDAVINSGVKRVVIGMADPNTKTHHKSIRKLKKNGIQVTVGVLQDKCAFLNRFFTTFITKKRPHVILKAAVTLNFKMAPFNSQKIWLTGHEAVCDVHALRSTVDAVLVGAGTVIADDPQLNVRYGSDLIQPTRVILQGKRSLSPQSRIFTTPGGEVLTYSSKNLKSVLDDLGQKGKMSVLVEGGPTVMKSFLKEKLVDEVLYYVAPTMLEKKDKSFVEPYRLLKELPALKLNDVQILGGDLRLHYSRNLL; the protein is encoded by the coding sequence ATGTATGATGATTTTTACATGGAACGCTGTTTAGAACTCGCTGCTCTTGGTCGTGGTTTGGTTTCTCCCAACCCACTGGTAGGGGCTGTGATTGTACGCGATAACAAAATTATCGCCGAAGGGTATCACGAAAAATTTGGTGGCCCTCATGCCGAAATTAATGCGCTCCGCAAACTTAATTTTGATGCCCGTGGTGCCACACTTTACGTAAATTTGGAACCCTGTTTCCATTTTGGCAAAACTCCTCCGTGTGTGGACGCCGTGATTAACTCTGGTGTGAAGCGCGTGGTTATTGGCATGGCCGATCCCAATACTAAAACGCACCACAAATCTATCCGCAAATTAAAGAAAAACGGGATTCAAGTAACTGTTGGTGTTCTTCAAGATAAATGCGCTTTTTTAAATCGTTTTTTTACCACATTCATCACCAAAAAAAGACCACATGTTATTTTAAAGGCGGCAGTCACGCTCAATTTTAAAATGGCGCCTTTTAACAGCCAAAAAATATGGCTGACGGGCCATGAAGCCGTGTGCGATGTTCACGCGCTGCGTAGTACGGTGGATGCTGTATTGGTGGGAGCGGGCACAGTTATTGCCGATGACCCCCAGCTTAATGTGCGTTACGGATCAGATCTCATCCAGCCTACGCGTGTTATTTTACAAGGAAAGCGTTCTCTTTCACCGCAATCTCGTATTTTTACCACCCCCGGTGGAGAAGTATTGACCTATTCGTCAAAGAATCTTAAATCTGTGTTGGATGATTTGGGCCAAAAAGGAAAGATGAGTGTGTTAGTGGAAGGTGGCCCAACGGTAATGAAAAGTTTTTTAAAAGAAAAGTTGGTGGATGAAGTGCTTTATTATGTGGCCCCTACAATGCTGGAAAAAAAGGATAAATCTTTTGTGGAGCCGTATAGGCTATTAAAAGAATTACCCGCATTAAAGTTGAATGATGTCCAAATATTAGGGGGCGATTTGCGGCTTCATTATTCACGCAACCTTTTATGA
- the nrdR gene encoding transcriptional regulator NrdR: MKCPFCTHSESKVIDSRESGEGDLIRRRRECEACQKRFTTYERIEEMLPMVVKKDGRREPFDRLKIIGGLKKACEKRPVSIETIEQIVSKIETELQDKAEKEVASHIIGQMIMRELHAVDPVAYVRFASVYRSFKDVNQFMDELQGLLKK; encoded by the coding sequence ATGAAATGTCCTTTCTGTACTCATTCCGAAAGTAAAGTAATCGATTCGCGCGAGTCGGGTGAGGGTGATTTAATTCGCCGCCGTCGCGAGTGTGAAGCTTGCCAAAAAAGATTTACCACCTACGAACGTATTGAAGAAATGCTGCCCATGGTGGTTAAAAAGGACGGCCGCCGCGAACCATTTGACCGCCTTAAAATTATTGGAGGCCTCAAAAAAGCCTGCGAAAAACGTCCCGTCTCTATTGAAACTATCGAACAAATTGTTTCTAAAATTGAAACCGAACTGCAGGATAAGGCCGAAAAAGAAGTGGCCTCGCATATTATTGGCCAAATGATTATGCGTGAGTTGCACGCAGTAGACCCTGTAGCTTATGTGCGCTTTGCCTCAGTGTATCGTTCGTTTAAAGATGTGAACCAGTTTATGGATGAGTTGCAGGGACTTTTGAAGAAGTAA